TGACGATGTCGCTCACGCTGCTTTCGCGGTCGGTGCCCGCTTCGGCCTCGTAGACGCGGATGTTCTTCGTGTCGGCGTCGAAGATGTAGTCGGCGGCAGTCCAGTCGTCCGTGAGGACGAGCTTCTTGGGCGCTTGGATCAGATTCTTGCCGATGGTGCCGTTGACGACGCTGCCGAGACGGCTACCGTCGAGGTAGGTGTGCGAGTCGCCGCCGGTCTTGTTGGTCTCCTGCGGGTCGATGACGGCCTGCCATCTGCCGTTCTGCTCGAAGATCCAGGACTTGTCCGGGTTCGGCTGCCAGGTGTCGAACTCCTTGCTGCCGGCGTCGGCCTCGGGCTCCTGGTTCCACTTGCCGGTCGCGTGGTCCTTGACCTTCCTGAAGTCCTTCGGCTTGCTGACGGTGATGTCAAAGCTGAACTCGATCTCGTGGTCCAATGGCATCTCGCCCTTGTCGGCCGTGCGCACGGCGGTCACGGTGTTCGCGGCCTTGTCCCATCCGATCTGGAACTCGCCGCTCACGTCGCGGTCGTTGTCGCTCTTGTCGACGAGACGGTAGTTGTCGACGGTGCAGTCGACGCCGTCGGCGGTGATCTCGTCCTTGAACGCCATCTCGTAGCCGCCCTTGCCGGTGCCGTAGGTGATGACGGTGCGGTTGGTCATGCCGTCCGCGCTCACGCCCTCGTCGATGGTCTTGACCGGCGGGGATGGCGGTTCGGCGCTCACGCTCCAGGTCTCGGCCGGATCCTTGTCGGCCGTGTCGACGGCCGCGTTCATCCTGCCCTGCTTGGCGATCTGGATGTCGATCCAGTATTGTCCTTCCTGCCAGTGGTTCATGCCGAAGTCGGCGGGCGTGGCGAGGTTGTCGAGCCGGGTGTCGCCGTTGTTGGCGAAGGTGATCGGCTTGCTGACCGTCTTGGCGGCGACGTAGCCGTTCTTCTGGCCCTCGTAGTGGATGATGGCGGTGCCGTTCAGGCTTTCCTTGATGCTGCTGCCGTTGTTGCTCGCGTGCAGGATGTCGCTGATCGGGTCGGTGGAGCCGACCTTCAGATCGGTCCTCTGCCCGTGCGTGGTGGAGACGCTCAGCGTATAGTTCGGCGGGACGGGCTGGTACTTGTCAAGCGCGATGATGACGATGCTGGCCGTGCTGGACACGTACCGTTCCATGAGCTTGTCCACGCTCGTGGACGGATCATCATCAAACGCGGTAGAGGTCTTATAGTGACGAGTCCCAGCATAGTTGTAATCGCCTGGTGCGATGTACTTGTTCCAGTTGTCCTTCCACACGCTCTGGTCGTAGATGCCGGACCCGTTCCATACGCTGGTGGTCGTGCCGTTGCCCGAGACCGCGCCGACCGCGACGACACGGCAGTCGCCGTCGCCCTCGCCTGGATGGCGCTGGTGGAAACCGTCCACGCAACGGTCGTTCGCATCCTTCAACGCGGCTGCGGCCTTGCCGGCTGAGTCGTCCATCCTCACGCCCGCGTTGGCCATGGCGCTGCTCACGCTGTTGATGTCGGTCGCCGGACCCCATGAGCCGGACGCGTCGTCCTTGTACTGCCAGAACTGCGTTGCCGCGCCGCTGCCGCCGGTGCCGGGCCTGTTGCCGGCCTCGCCGCCGGCGTAGGCGGTGCCCGCGGTCAGGCCGCCAGCCAGGGTGACCACGGCCGTCAGCAACGCCAACGCCTTCCGTTTATTATTGGTGGAAACCAATGTTCCTCTCCTTTCAGAGATTCTGCACTTGACTATGTCGGGTCGGGAATCGCGATCCCCGACCGATACCATTGCAACCCGGTTTCACTGACTCCGGTTTGGACATTCGCGCAGGAGACAGGAAAGGGCCGTCCCACGGATGTTCGTGGAACGGCCCTGAAAGAGAAACGGAGTCGACCGGCTTAATGTTGGATTGGGATGGAGCAATCCTCCAAACTACAGGCACCTGGATCACCGTGTCCGCCGCTGGTCGGCCCCGACCAGCCTGACCCACCGGACGACGAGCCGCCCGTCGAATCCGAGGATGCGCCCGCCGAACCGGCGTTTGTGTAGGAGCGGCCCGAACTCGTGCCGGCGTTCGTATAGGACGGCGTGTACGACTGGGCCTGCCGTTGCGACTGTGCGGCCGCAGCGGCGGCGGCCTGAGCCGCGGCCTCCTGTTCGGCTTTCGCCTTCGCGGCGGCCTCCGCGTCCGCCTTCTCCCTCGCCGTCTTCGATTCGTTGACCTCTTTCACGGCTTTTGCGATGGCGTCCGCGTCGCGTTTTTTGATGGCGTCCAGCAGGCTTGCGCGGGTCTTGTCGTCCGCCACCTTGCCGTCGGTCTGCTTGTACAGCGCGTTCGCGTCGTCCACGGTCTTGTCGAGTTTGGACGTTTCGACCGCGTTCACCAGCCTGTTCAGGGACTTCCCGTGCGTCCAGTACCATGCCGTGTTCGCGGTGATGGCCTTCGTGGCCGTGACCACGGCGTCCCTTGAATCCGCTTTGCAGGACACGGTCTTCGGCGTGGATGCCTTCATGGCCTTGGATAGGACGTCAAGGGTCTTCGCGTCCTTCACGCTTTTCACGTCGGTCTTCGCCATACTGGCGGCCTTGCCGTTCAATAGCGCGTTGTACGCGGTCGTCGCGACGTGGAGACGTTCGCTCGCTGCCGCGCAGTCCGCCTTGGCTTCGGCCATGAGACGATCCGTGTGGGTCTTCCACACGATGCCACCCGCCGCGAGCAGCGCAATGACGGCAACGGCGATAATGGCGACGGCCCGTCCGCGATGCGGTTTCTTCGTCTTCTCTTCCATAGGCTCGGACGAAAGTTCGAAGGTCTCCTCTTTCTCTGTCATTTGTCCTCCTTGTTTCTTAGGCTCACAGCTTATCGGATCGGCGGGGCCATCCGCATCAAGAATCATGATGCGGTCCATCATTCCCCTCCATTCAAGCCCAAGTACATCTCGAGGGCGGAATCGACCACCTCCTGGATGCGCATGTCGTGTTCGGCGGCGTAGGTCTTGAGCCTGCGTCGGGTCGAGGCGCGCAGGCTCACGCTGGTCTTCACCCAGCCCTCCGCGTCGTTCGGTTTCACGGTCCTCCGGTTTTTCGGTATTCCGGTTTCCACCGATTCCGGTCTTCCGGTATCCGCCGGTTCCGTCCGGTCGCTGTTGAGCAGCGCGGTCAGGTCGCGCGGACGGGGCGTCAGGTTCATGTTCCTCACAGGTCCTCCTCCTTGTCCTTGAGCTGTCGCATGGTCTGCTTGAGTTCGGCGGCCAGGTCGCGGTACTCGTGCAGGCGGGACCCGCGGGGGCGGGTGGATTTCGCGTTGAGGATGTCCTGGCGCTTCGGGATCAGCGTCTCGAAGCACGCGATGTCCGAGTCGTCGATCCACGCCAGCGCATCACGCAGAGCGGTCGTGTTGGCCTCGGTGCGGCACAGGAGGATCGCGGCGGGGATGCCACGATTCTCGCACAGGCTCTTCACGCCGGCGGCCTGGTCGAGGTCGATGCGGCTGGGGCTCGAGGGAATGACCACGAGGTCCGCGTTGTTCACCGATTCGTCCAACGCGCGCCCGTACGGGGCGGAATCGATCAGCACCCAGTCGACGGGGTCGTCGAGCCGGTCGTTGATCCCGTGCAGGTGCTTGATGTCGGCCGGCGCGGCGGACATCACGTCGAACGGCAGCGGGTCTCCGATCTCGGCGGCCAGGTACCACCAGTCCTTCGCGTCGCCCTGCACGTCCGCGTCGGCGACGAGCACACGCTGCTCGCCCCGGGACTGGTCCACGAGGGCGCAGGCCAGAAACACGGCGCTCGTGGTCTTCATGCTGCCGCCCTTGCCGGTCGCCAATGCGATCACCATCGGCTCGCGGGTCTTCTTGTCGTTCATCGGTTTCTCCTTATTTCAGTATGTCGGTATCCGGTTTTTCGGCATTCCGGTTAGTTGGTTTTTCGGCATTCCGGTTAGTTGGTTTTTCGGCATTGCGGTTTATGCCGCGTCCCACGCGGATCGCGACGGGAAGCGGTCAGAAGAGGCTGCCCTGGACCAGGCCCTTCGGCACGGGCTCGGTCGGGAGGAACAGCGGATCGTCGTGCGTGCATTCGCGGCGCGAGCGTTGGCGGCGTTTGGTCCGTCGCCAGTAGTCGCGGCCATCACGGCGCATGCGTGCGGCCCAGTCCGGGTGGTCGGCCAGCCAGTCACGGACCCGACTCTGTGGGATCCGGTGCAGGCCGCCGTCGGCGATGTGGAGGTCGCGGGCGATCAGTCGGGCGAGGATCCAGCGGCTCGCATAGTCGAGCCCGCCGTACACGGCCTTGTCCTTCCAGCCGTTGACGAGAGCGCGGCTGATGCAGTCGAGGCGCATGGGGCACGCGGCACACAGCATGCGGCCCTTGCCGCGCATCCGTTCGTCGACCAGGTCCCGGCCATCGTCGTCGGTCGTCGTGTTCCACATGCGATCCGCCATGGCCGGGTCGACCGCGGCGATTCTCGCGCAGGCCGGCATCATGTCCCGCCCGTTCATGGCCGCCGTCCTTGCGTCATCGGCGTCTTGCGGGCCTGGAGGCGTCCTATGGCGGTTTCGCCGGGATTGCGGGCGGCCCATGCCCGGGCGTATTGGATCAGCAGGCCGACGGCCTTGGGATGGCCGAGGCGCTTGTTGCGCCAGTAGACGGCGTGCAGCTGCCAGATCAGGTCCGCGTGCCCGTCGAGCTGCGGGTTGGCGAGGAGGAATTCGCCGAAGCCCGCCTCGGAACAGTCGATGCGCGTGGTCATGCCGTCGCCTCCCCTCCGGCCGTCGCGTCCTGGCCGTCCAATTCGGCCAGCGTCTCCACGGCCCAGTCGGGCAGCCATGGCGCAGCCTCCGGTTCCGGCACGGCCGCCGGAACCGTCTGTGCGTGTGCGTCGCCGTCTGTGCGGCCGGCTGCGAGGATCATGTCGTCGTTGAGTTCGTCCCAGTGTCTGGCGAGGGCCCGGCCGGTGCGGATGCGTTTGGGCCACCAATCGCCGTTCATGGCGAAGCCGATCGCGTCGACCATCACGAGGGTGGGCCATTGCGCTCCCTGGTCGACGAGCCTGCGGTACAGGCCGATGATGGCCTTGCGGTCGGCTTTGGTCGGTGAGGGCGTGGCCAGGCCGAGCATCGAGCGCTGCTCGCCGAGCGAGGCGAGGACCCGTCCGGCCGCTTCGGCGATCTCGGTGTCGTCCTCGTCGGATTGTTCGGTTCTATTTTTTTCGGCGGCGGTCGCCCCGCTTGCGGGGAGATGCCCCGTAGGGGCAGAGGGGAAGGAGGGTTTACTCGGAGGGTTTACCTGGAGGGTTTTATCCTTATATATACAGCCCTGCGAGATTTGCAGTGCTGGAGGTGCGGCATTTGCAGTGCTGGGGGTGCAGCTCTCGCAGTGCTGGCCCTGCGGGATTTGCAGTGCCGTTTCCGAATCGTTTTCCAGCCCTGCGAGATTTGCAGTGCTGGAAATCGGCTTCGTTCCAACGTTTTCCGGCAGCACGTCCTTGGATTCGCCGTTTTCCACTATGGTCGACGCCATGGGGTCCACGGTCCCGCCCATGGTCGCGGGATCCTGTTCCGCCGTGTGCGTCTCCCTGATCCACGTGAGGGTCGACGGGTCGGATTCGACCGCGAGGTCCCACACGACCTGGCAGTACTGTGGCAGACGGTTCCTGCCGCCCTTGCCGAGGCGCGCATAACGTTGGTCGCCGCGGCGGATGAACCCCCGCTCCTGGAGAGTCTTCAACGCGGCGCGCACGGTGCGTTCGCTCAGTTCGGTGACGTTGACGATGGTCGCGATCTTCGGATAGGCTGCGGTGCCGTCGTCGTCCGCGCGGTCCGCCAAGTAGACGAGCACGGCCTTCGCGCTGGCATTGCCCACATGGCATCTGAAGGCCCATGACAGTGCGATGTTGCTCACGGCCGCTCCTCCTCACGCTGCTGGGCGGCACGGCGTTCGGTGTCCAGTCTGGCGGCCTGCTCGTCGCCGAGACGTGCCGCCCGGCACAGGGACAGCGTCATCAGCCATGAGAACGCGACGAACACGATCAATACGATTGCAAGCCAGTTCACGCGAGTCTCCCTTCCATGGACGGGTGCGCCATCATCGACGCCAGACGACGGGAATCGGTGGAAACCGGACCATTATGGCGGGCG
This window of the Bifidobacterium pseudocatenulatum DSM 20438 = JCM 1200 = LMG 10505 genome carries:
- a CDS encoding ParA family protein, whose product is MNDKKTREPMVIALATGKGGSMKTTSAVFLACALVDQSRGEQRVLVADADVQGDAKDWWYLAAEIGDPLPFDVMSAAPADIKHLHGINDRLDDPVDWVLIDSAPYGRALDESVNNADLVVIPSSPSRIDLDQAAGVKSLCENRGIPAAILLCRTEANTTALRDALAWIDDSDIACFETLIPKRQDILNAKSTRPRGSRLHEYRDLAAELKQTMRQLKDKEEDL
- a CDS encoding WhiB family transcriptional regulator translates to MNGRDMMPACARIAAVDPAMADRMWNTTTDDDGRDLVDERMRGKGRMLCAACPMRLDCISRALVNGWKDKAVYGGLDYASRWILARLIARDLHIADGGLHRIPQSRVRDWLADHPDWAARMRRDGRDYWRRTKRRQRSRRECTHDDPLFLPTEPVPKGLVQGSLF
- a CDS encoding helix-turn-helix domain-containing protein, producing the protein MSNIALSWAFRCHVGNASAKAVLVYLADRADDDGTAAYPKIATIVNVTELSERTVRAALKTLQERGFIRRGDQRYARLGKGGRNRLPQYCQVVWDLAVESDPSTLTWIRETHTAEQDPATMGGTVDPMASTIVENGESKDVLPENVGTKPISSTANLAGLENDSETALQIPQGQHCESCTPSTANAAPPALQISQGCIYKDKTLQVNPPSKPSFPSAPTGHLPASGATAAEKNRTEQSDEDDTEIAEAAGRVLASLGEQRSMLGLATPSPTKADRKAIIGLYRRLVDQGAQWPTLVMVDAIGFAMNGDWWPKRIRTGRALARHWDELNDDMILAAGRTDGDAHAQTVPAAVPEPEAAPWLPDWAVETLAELDGQDATAGGEATA